One Halichoerus grypus chromosome 1, mHalGry1.hap1.1, whole genome shotgun sequence genomic region harbors:
- the OR1I1 gene encoding LOW QUALITY PROTEIN: olfactory receptor 1I1 (The sequence of the model RefSeq protein was modified relative to this genomic sequence to represent the inferred CDS: inserted 1 base in 1 codon; deleted 2 bases in 2 codons; substituted 3 bases at 3 genomic stop codons) — MDSEKQTEVSEFLLLGLTEKPELHTLLFGLFLSVYLVTIFGNLLIVLAIITDSRLHTPMNFFLSKLSLVDTFFSSTTVPKMLVNLWTQNQVISFVGCLAQIYTFHLLGTMDSSLLAVMAIDRFVAIVYPLCYSVIISPCVCGLLGGVAWLITNLWSLVHTCLMAXLTFCAGSEIPHFFCDLTPLLKLSCSDMHPSELVIFAFGIIMGISSLLCILLSYTCIFWAVFKIPSAQGKWKTFSTCGSHLTVVSLFYGTIFAVYLQPTSPASSQKDKTAALMCGVVIPMLNPFIYSLRNKDMKAALKKLISKAVSSSPRIEQLLGTXHVPEPLLGGGNTEICPIPXPQGVQNXVGDRDM, encoded by the exons TCTCAGAATTCCTCCTTCTGGGACTCACAGAAAAGCCAGAGCTTCATACTCTCCTCTTTGGGCTGTTCCTCTCTGTGTACCTGGTCACCATCTTTGGGAACCTGCTCATCGTCCTGGCCATCATCACAGACTCCCGCCTCCACACACCCATGAACTTCTTCCTCTCCAAACTGTCCCTCGTTGATACCTTCTTCTCTTCCACCACCGTCCCCAAGATGTTGGTGAACCTTTGGACCCAGAACCAGGTCATCTCCTTTGTGGGCTGCCTTGCTCAGATATACACCTTCCACCTGTTAGGAACCATGGACAGCTCCCTCCTGGCTGTGATGGCCATTGATCGGTTTGTGGCCATTGTTTACCCTCTATGCTACTCAGTCATCATAAGCCCTTGTGTCTGTGGGttgctggggggggtg gcatGGCTGATCACCAATCTCTGGTCACTCGTGCACACCTGCCTCATGGCTTAACTGACCTTCTGTGCTGGCTCCGAAATCCCCCACTTCTTCTGTGATCTCACGCCCCTGTTGAAACTCTCCTGCTCTGACATGCACCCCAGCGAACTGGTGATTTTTGCTTTTGGCATCATCATGGGCATCAGCTCCCTCTTGTGCATCCTCCTCTCTTACACTTGCATTTTCTGGGCAGTCTTCAAGATCCCTTCTGCTCAGGGCAAATGGAAAACCTTCTCCACTTGTGGCTCACACCTCACTGTGGTATCACTGTTCTATGGCACCATCTTTGCTGTGTACTTGCAGCCCacatctcctgcctcctcccagaagGACAAGACAGCTGCCCTGATGTGTGGGGTGGTCATCCCCATGCTGAACCCCTTTATATACAGCCTAAGGAACAAGGACATGAAGGCAGCCCTGAAGAAGCTCATCAGCAAAGCAGTCTCCTCT AGTCCTAGAATAGAACAGTTGTTGGGTACTTAGCATGTTCCAGAACCACTGCTGGGTGGTGGGAACACAGAGATATGtcccatcc gccctcaaggcGTTCAGAATTGAGTGGGGGATAGAGATATGTAA